In Candidatus Latescibacterota bacterium, the genomic window CCGTATCCCTTGTACTCCTCAGTATCCTCAGCCGGTCCGGAGGTCCGATGTACGGCTACGAGATAACAAAGAACATCGATTCGAACCCGGTGGAGACTCCCAGCATGGGACAGGGAGCACTTTACCCCGTCCTCAGGTCGCTGGAAAAGAGCGGGCTTCTCAGCAGCCAGGTCGAGCCCTCCGTATCAGGTCCTCCGAGACGCTACTACAATATCACCGGCCCCGGGCGCGAAACACTCGAGGCATGGACAGATACCTGGGTAAAGACGAGGGATTTTGTGGACG contains:
- a CDS encoding PadR family transcriptional regulator, translating into VSLVLLSILSRSGGPMYGYEITKNIDSNPVETPSMGQGALYPVLRSLEKSGLLSSQVEPSVSGPPRRYYNITGPGRETLEAWTDTWVKTRDFVDAILKGNDDV